A region of the Gemmatimonadota bacterium genome:
TCGTACATGTCTTTGAAGTTGAAGAGGGGAATGTAGAAGTCAAAAAAACCGCCAGCGCCGAAAGCTCCTTCTCCTGCGGTTGCCTGCGCGTTTGGCAACAGGGCCGCAACGCATAAAATCAAGAGTAATTTTTTCAACAAAAACTCCTTTCTCAGCTTGCTGTGTTAAAGGGATTTCCGAAACGCAATAGCATCAGTCCATTGTGACCTCCTTTCGAGAAATACGAAGCGTTGTATTGTCAATTGGACAATGCTTCGAAGGATAGCGTATCAGCCACTGATTTTATTACGGTGGCAATGCGGGCGATGTCTGCGATTTGTTGTGCGTCAATGCCCAGTTTGTTCAATTGCGATGCGTGTGCGTTGACGCAAATACCACATGCGTTTACCACACTTGCCGAGAGGCTCCACGCTTCGAATAATGCGCGATCGACACCGCCGTGGGTCAGCACGGCATTCATTCGCAATTTGGGCGGCTGTTTTTTTACGTCGTTATCTCGAATGAGATCGGTGAATTTATACCATACATTGGTCATGCTCATCATGGCAGCGGCAGATTTCACGGCTTTTATGTGTTGTTCGTCCATAACAGCCTGTGCGTCTTCGATGATGTTCTGGATCACCTGTTCATTTTTCGATACCAGTGCTGCGGTGAGTGCCGATCCCCAGGCCATTGCCGGGTCGAGACGCGATGCGGATATGACCGATCCCAGGTTCAACCGAATGTCCCGCGCATAGTCGGGCATTGCCGATCGCAGATTATCTATTCCCATAAAATCTCCCGTTATGAAGTACAAAACGCAGAGAACGGCATTGCTCTCTGCGTTTTGTAATATAACTAAAATTCTGTGCAACTTTTAACTATTCTTCACCGCCGCCACCATCACCGCCGCCATCACCAGACGCTAAGACGCGATTTAATACCCTCTTTGCGAATACGGTTATGACGCCGGCATACAGAGCGATAGTGATCGGATCGACGATGGCGTCCAGTTTCTCGCCTATTACCTGTATGTTGCTCAATACGTCCGCACCTGCAGCAGCACCGACCGCAAGCGCAACGACCAGGAAGGATGTCGCATCTTCAGCGTCAAGCGCCATCCCCCCGTACACCAGGCCCAGAATCACCAACGCGATCGACACAATATTTTCAGGAATCGCGCCGGCCGCCAAACCCTGAATAATCGCCAGAATGACGATCAGGGCAACAATAATTCTGACTACCATTTCATCCTCCCAGAATAAGTTGGTTGTGTTATGACGTAGCCGTAAAGGGCTACAAAGTGTACCACGCTATCGCGAAGTTTCCAATCTCAGGTGAGCCACCAGTCATCTTTAACCCTTGAGGTGATTTATTATTGCTTTCACGAGTATGGTTATGACGCCGGCATACAAAGCGGTACTGATTGGATCGACGATGGCGTCCAGGTGGGCACCAAGCTGCGGGATGCCGCTCAACGCATCCGCACCTGCAGCAGCGCCGACCGCAAGCGCAACGATCAAGTAGGTTGTTTCGTCATCAGCGCTGACCGCTACCACCGCGTAGGCCAGGCCCAGAATCACCAGCGCGAGGGACGCAAGTCCCGCAGGGATCGCGTCGGGCGTCAGGCCCTGAATAATCGCCAGAGCGGCGATCAGGCTAACAATAATCCTGCTTGCCATATTTCTTCCTCCCAGAATAGGTTAGTGTGTCACGACCTGTGGTTGCAGGTCGCTGGTCCGCCAGTCATCTTTAACTCTTGATGCGGTTTATTCCCCTCTCCACGAGTATGGCTATGACACCGGCATACAAGGCGGTGGCGATCGGATCGACGATGGCGTCCAGTTGGGCACCTATCCCCGGGATGTTGCTCAATACGTCCGCACCTGCAGCAGCGCCGACTGCAATCGCAACGACCAGGAAGGCCGTCGCGTCCTCAGCGTCAACCGCCACTATCGCGTAGAGTAGTCCCAGTATCACCAGCGCGAGCGGCACAAGTCCCCCAGGGATTGCGTCGGGCGCCAGGGCCTGCACAATCGCGAGGATGATGACCAGGACAATAATATTTCTGCTTGCCATTTCTACCTCCCAGAATGTGGTTGTGTCACGGCTTGCGCTATCGCGCAGCCGCAACGGTTACCGACGGAATGCTACAAGATGCACCATCCCCGTCATGAAAAAGGTGAAAATATTTCCCTTTTTCTTATTGATGAATGTAGTATTTCTTATGTTAAAAAATGTAAACAAAGTAGCAGTGTCAAGAGAATTCCCACTCGCTCAGTAAAAAAATTCGCTTATCTATCTATAAAATTTCCCGTATAAATACAAAGCGCAGAGAATGGCATTGCTCTCTGCGCTTTATAAAGAATTGATTTTGTGTAGCGTTACATATTCTTCACCATCACCATTGACAGACAAAAGACAATGTATTTAATAGGATTACCGCTGCCTGTACTTCCCGCTAAAAGCGCGCCAATGGCAACGGCCGGGTTGAGATGCCCTCCGCTGATTGCACCTTACCATCACAATAATTGCAAACATCTGGGCTAATGCCAGCCCAGCCCGGTCCGCTCGTCACAATGGTCCAACAGTTACAAACTCGCAATATAATTTATTTTTTTTTGAAATCAAGTTAAACTCATAGGGGTGATAAATGTTTTTTACAGTGAGCTTATCCCAAAAATTGAAAATCCTTGACATCGTCCATCTGTTGTGCGAATGTACGCACGACAGACAACTAACAACTAACAACTGACAACGTTTATGTTCTCTTTCTCTCCCAACGATTTTCTCGCCTGTAATGGCACGCGCATAGGTGCTGAGCATCTGCATGGGCGGATGCAAGTCCTGCGCGATGAGATTGAACCCGTCCTGACGAAACAGCATCCAGACCTCACGGCTGTTATTTCACCTGTTTATGCGACGACGAATTTTCGCTCCAATCCCAACCGGCCGCGGGATCACGCGTGTCTCTATTTTGTAGATCGCAAGCTGAAGAAGAGCGCGTTTCCCCGATTGCCCCAACTGGGTATTTATTTGCACCACAATGCCGTCGCTATTGGCTTTTACTCTGGGTGGTGGACATTTGAGGCGATGCAAAAGGCGATTGCCGACCACAAGAAGTTTCGCGGTGTGGTGCCGCGCAAGGGGTATCGCTGTTTGGCGGGTGATATTATTGTGGCGTCACCCGGTCGTTCCGTGCCCTGGTCGCCATCCAGGCTCGAGGGGGTTGATCGCTCGCTGTTTGTCGGTTCGATTCTTACGCCGGATGAAGCTGCGGTGCCGACTCTTGTTGAGGATATTAAGACGGTGCTGGAGGATCTCTACGCGCTGTATGCGGTGTTTACAAGAGCGAGATATCAGACTTCTAAAAGCAGTATTGTGTACAATATGCCCGATCCCGCAGAAGCCGGTGTTGTGCGGGATGCGCTTGTGCCTGTGGAGGCAGAGCTTTTGTGCGATCTTTACCGGTTCACGGCGCTGAAGAATTTCCATATTGAAGCGGGGATGTTGTTCAATCTCTATCTGTGTTTGAAGACCAAACCGTTTCTCATTCTGGCGGGGATATCCGGGACGGGGAAGAGTACCGTGATTCGGCTTTTAGCCGAGGCGATCAATGGTCTCGATGAGGGGCGAGCGAGAGGGTATCGCCTGATTCCCGTGCGCCCGGATTGGAATGATGTGCGCGATTTGCTCGGGTTTGAAAATTTGCTCACGGGGGTGTTTCGCCCGGGTGCGTTGCTTCAGGCGATGTGCGAAGCACAGGACGATCCGGACCGTCCCTATTTTGTGTGTTTGGACGAGATGAATCTCGCCCGCGTGGAGCACTATTTTGCCGATTTTTTGAGTGTTATGGAGACAGCGAGGCGCACGCCCGATGGGGCGTGGACGACAGATCCGATTGAATTGGCGCAGGGTGGCGATGTCGTGTCAACGGATGAGATGGGAGATGTGCTTTCGCGTTTGCCCATTCCGTCCAATTTGTTTGTTGCGGGTACGGTCAATATGGATGAGACGACTTATGCGTTTAGTCCCAAGGTGCTGGACAGGGCAAATACGGTTGCTTTTGATCGTGTTGATCTGGGGTTGTCGGGTTATGATCCCGAGGTGCAGATTGATTCGACGGCTCTGCGCGCCCTCGGACAAGCGCTTATTGATCGTCCCTATCGGCAGTTGGAAGATGTTCGCCACCGCGATGAGGTTGTTGCGTGGAATGAGCCGTTGGAGGAGATTAACGCGATGCTCGCGGAGGAGGATTTGCATTTTGGCTATCGCATCCGCGACGAGGTTCTCATCTATATGGCGTATGCGCTCGATTTGATTGAGGGGCTGCCTTCAAATGCGCCGGCGTTCGCGCCCCGAGATGCTTTTGATTATCAGATTTTACAAAAGATTCTCCCACGCCTGTCCGGCGCAGGAGATGAACTCACAGGTTTGCTGGACGCACTTATCGCTTTTTGCGATTCCACATATCCCCGCTCAACACACAAACTCCAGCGCGTGAAACGCCGCGTTGAACTCACGGGGTTTGTGAGCTTCTGGTAGTAAAACCCGTAGGTTTTGGTTGTCATTGCGGCATGGTCCCCGTATAGAAGCACTACGGGGCCTGCTTGAGCCGCAATCCAGTAAAATATTTTTCGCGCAGTCCACGAAGTTCATATTCGAAATTAGCCAAGACTTAATCTCCTGTATTCCGATCGTGTGATCTCAAAGTCCAGCGTCTTTCCGTTGTCCATTTCTCTTGAGATGGTCAATCCACACGATTGCCACAAGGCTTTTGAACGTTCGTTGTCTGCATGTACATCCATCGCGCAGAATCGATTGATTTCCAATTCCTCAAATGCGTACGCCATCAGGCGTCGCACTACTTCTTTTCCATAGCCTTTGCCCCAGAGGGATTTGTCCCATATCCCAATGGGCAAGCGCATGACCTTCTCTCCCTCGATTTTTGCCCGTTCCAAATTCATCCACTGTAAACACACTTCGCCAATGGTTCGTCCGCTCGCCTTTTCCTCAATTGCAAATAGGAAGCCCTGTTTTGCCATGTGTTTGCCCACGCGTCTGAGATAGTCACCTGTCACGGGTTCTTCGGGCGGCTCTCCCTCCATTGCATTCAGAAAATCGGGATCTCTATAAAAAGGTACCGCGAGATCAAAATCAGTTTCTTCAAATGGCCGGAGCTTCAAGTTTTCTGTTTTCAGGTGAATATTGTGATGGGCAAAGTTGTCCATTTATTGTATCACGGACCTCGGTGTTGCGTTGAGGCGCGTTACTACAATGCGTTCTCGGTCGATCAGTGCGCCTACTTGATCGGTCAGGGTGTCAGTCCAATACGGGTCTTCATAGACGGCTTTGTAGAGTTGCTCTCTTTGTTCCTCGCTCTCAAATCGGCGGATCCACACGTAGAGGTCTTCTTCTTCTTCGCCGACAAAACTGCCGATAACTACCATGCCTTTTGATATTTGAAATGGGATGATTTCACTCTCCATGAATTTAACCCATTCTTCGCGTTTTCCAGGTTGGGTGCGATATTGACGTAGTTCG
Encoded here:
- a CDS encoding NIPSNAP family containing protein — protein: MFFELRQYRTQPGKREEWVKFMESEIIPFQISKGMVVIGSFVGEEEEDLYVWIRRFESEEQREQLYKAVYEDPYWTDTLTDQVGALIDRERIVVTRLNATPRSVIQ
- a CDS encoding GNAT family N-acetyltransferase; its protein translation is MDNFAHHNIHLKTENLKLRPFEETDFDLAVPFYRDPDFLNAMEGEPPEEPVTGDYLRRVGKHMAKQGFLFAIEEKASGRTIGEVCLQWMNLERAKIEGEKVMRLPIGIWDKSLWGKGYGKEVVRRLMAYAFEELEINRFCAMDVHADNERSKALWQSCGLTISREMDNGKTLDFEITRSEYRRLSLG
- a CDS encoding AAA domain-containing protein; the protein is MFSFSPNDFLACNGTRIGAEHLHGRMQVLRDEIEPVLTKQHPDLTAVISPVYATTNFRSNPNRPRDHACLYFVDRKLKKSAFPRLPQLGIYLHHNAVAIGFYSGWWTFEAMQKAIADHKKFRGVVPRKGYRCLAGDIIVASPGRSVPWSPSRLEGVDRSLFVGSILTPDEAAVPTLVEDIKTVLEDLYALYAVFTRARYQTSKSSIVYNMPDPAEAGVVRDALVPVEAELLCDLYRFTALKNFHIEAGMLFNLYLCLKTKPFLILAGISGTGKSTVIRLLAEAINGLDEGRARGYRLIPVRPDWNDVRDLLGFENLLTGVFRPGALLQAMCEAQDDPDRPYFVCLDEMNLARVEHYFADFLSVMETARRTPDGAWTTDPIELAQGGDVVSTDEMGDVLSRLPIPSNLFVAGTVNMDETTYAFSPKVLDRANTVAFDRVDLGLSGYDPEVQIDSTALRALGQALIDRPYRQLEDVRHRDEVVAWNEPLEEINAMLAEEDLHFGYRIRDEVLIYMAYALDLIEGLPSNAPAFAPRDAFDYQILQKILPRLSGAGDELTGLLDALIAFCDSTYPRSTHKLQRVKRRVELTGFVSFW